The Mercurialis annua linkage group LG2, ddMerAnnu1.2, whole genome shotgun sequence genome contains a region encoding:
- the LOC126668970 gene encoding uncharacterized protein LOC126668970 translates to MWVLSCTSPAAYPAHSVRLSTPTVKVHSSSQLSLHHHHNPFVPEVVKALDSLHTEFRAVDYLVACNTSRVLKAFQNARVGSHHFGGSTGYGHDEAGGREALDQVFAEIVGAESAIVRSQFFSGTHAITCALFAFLRPGDELLAVAGPPYDTLEQVIGKRDSHGLGSLKDFGVKYREVPLAEDGGLDWDALMRTVKPHTKCALIQRSCGYSWRQSLSVDDIGRAIKIIKMQNPNCLVMVDNCYGEFVEQIEPPMVGADLIAGSLIKNPGGTIAPCGGYVAGRKKWVEAAAARLSAPGLGTDCGSTPGDIMRTYFQGLFLAPQMVGEAIKGSFLIAEVMSSKGYKVQPLPRATRHDTVQAVQLGNRDRLLAFCEAVQRSSPVGSFTKPVAGSTPGYASEVIFADGTFIDGSTSELSCDGPLREPYAVFCQGGTHWTQWGLVLGEILKCI, encoded by the exons ATGTGGGTATTATCCTGTACTTCTCCTGCTGCTTATCCTGCGCACTCGGTGAGACTCTCGACGCCCACTGTTAAAGTCCATTCAAGTTCTCAACTTTCTCTTCACCACCATCATAACCCATTTGTTCCTGAG GTTGTAAAAGCGCTGGATTCCTTGCACACAGAATTTAGAGCTGTGGATTATTTGGTGGCATGCAATACCTCTCGTGTTCTTAAAGCTTTCCAGAATGCTCGGGTTGGATCTCAT CATTTTGGTGGATCCACTGGCTATGGTCATGATGAAGCTGGGGGACGCGAAGCACTTGACCAAGTATTTGCAGAAATTGTAGGGGCTGAGTCTGCAATAGTTCGCTCACAG TTTTTTTCAGGAACCCACGCCATCACCTGTGCATTGTTTGCTTTTCTGAGGCCAGGAGATGAG CTCTTGGCAGTTGCTGGCCCTCCTTATGACACCTTAGAGCAAGTTATTGGAAAACGGGACTCTCATGGATTAGGTTCCTTGAAGGATTTTGGAGTGAAGTACCGAGAAGTTCCG CTTGCTGAAGATGGTGGACTTGACTGGGATGCACTTATGAGAACTGTAAAACCTCATACAAAATGTGCGCTCATACAAAGATCTTGTGGTTATTCATGGCGTCAAAGTTTAAGCGTGGATGATATAGGGCGAGCTATAAAGATTATCAAG ATGCAAAATCCTAACTGCTTGGTCATGGTAGATAATTGCTATGGTGAATTTGTTGAACAAATTGAACCTCCGATGGTG GGTGCAGATTTGATTGCAGGCAGTTTGATTAAAAATCCAGGTGGAACAATTGCACCATGTGGTGGGTATGTTGCAGGGAGGAAAAAATGGGTGGAAGCAGCAGCTGCCCGTCTCTCAGCACCAGGGCTTGGAACAGACTGCGGCTCAACCCCTGGTGATATTATGCGGACTTATTTTCAGGGGCTTTTTCTCGCACCTCAAATGGTTGGCGAGGCAATCAAG GGTAGCTTTCTGATTGCTGAAGTCATGTCATCTAAAGGGTATAAAGTGCAGCCTTTGCCACGTGCCACGCGTCATGATACTGTCCAG GCAGTGCAGCTAGGAAACCGAGACCGCCTTCTTGCTTTCTGTGAAGCAGTACAGAGAAGCTCACCGGTTGGTTCATTCACCAAACCTGTTGCTGGTTCAACTCCGGGATATGCATCAGAG GTTATCTTTGCTGACGGAACATTCATAGACGGAAGTACAAGTGAATTGTCGTGCGATGGGCCATTGAGAGAGCCGTATGCAGTATTCTGCCAG GGAGGCACACATTGGACTCAATGGGGCCTAGTTTTGGGAGAGATTTTAAAATGCatatga